A single region of the Vicia villosa cultivar HV-30 ecotype Madison, WI linkage group LG4, Vvil1.0, whole genome shotgun sequence genome encodes:
- the LOC131599943 gene encoding protein DMP2-like — MSEIRASTSKTSTNKGASTMTGKTFSGVGNLVKLLPTGTVFMFQFLSPVLTNSGHCTTVNKYLSGILLVICGFNCAFTSFTDSYTGSDGQTHYGIVTAKGLWPSPASEGVDLSAYKLRFGDFVHAFMSLIVFAVLGLLDTNIVRCFYPEFELGQKMLMQVLPPVIGVVSGTVFMIFPSYRHGIGYPTSSDTNETSQKST, encoded by the coding sequence atgagtGAAATTAGAGCCTCAACTTCCAAAACAAGCACCAACAAAGGTGCCAGTACTATGACAGGGAAGACATTCTCCGGAGTAGGAAACCTCGTAAAGCTTCTTCCGACCGGCACTGTCTTCATGTTCCAGTTTCTCAGTCCAGTTTTAACCAACAGTGGACACTGCACCACCGTCAACAAATACCTAAGCGGTATTCTCCTTGTTATTTGTGGTTTCAACTGTGCTTTCACTTCCTTCACCGACAGTTACACCGGAAGTGATGGCCAGACACATTACGGTATTGTTACCGCGAAAGGTCTCTGGCCATCTCCGGCGTCGGAGGGTGTTGATTTGTCGGCGTATAAGCTTAGGTTTGGAGATTTCGTGCATGCTTTTATGTCGTTGATTGTGTTTGCTGTGCTGGGGCTACTAGATACTAATATTGTGCGGTGCTTCTACCCGGAGTTTGAGTTGGGCCAGAAGATGCTGATGCAGGTTTTACCACCGGTGATTGGTGTGGTTTCTGGTACGGTGTTCATGATATTTCCAAGTTATCGACATGGAATTGGATACCCTACTAGTTCTGATACTAATGAGACCTCTCAAAAGTCTACATAG